From Flavobacterium sp. 102, a single genomic window includes:
- the ccoS gene encoding cbb3-type cytochrome oxidase assembly protein CcoS: protein MSVIYMLISISIVVAVFFLYAFIKAVRGGQYDDDYTPSVRMLFDDELVKETNKNQINITEEKQL from the coding sequence ATGAGTGTCATTTATATGTTAATCTCGATAAGTATTGTAGTCGCTGTATTCTTTCTCTACGCTTTTATCAAAGCAGTAAGAGGCGGTCAATATGATGACGACTATACACCATCCGTCAGAATGCTTTTTGACGACGAGCTAGTAAAAGAAACTAACAAAAATCAAATTAATATAACCGAAGAAAAACAATTATAA